A DNA window from Patescibacteria group bacterium contains the following coding sequences:
- the rpmE gene encoding 50S ribosomal protein L31, which translates to MKKDIHPQYHIKAKAKCACGAEFEVGSTLEEIRVEVCSACHPFYTGNEKILDTAGRVEKFKQRRAAAAPKKPKKNPVVKKAEKAQKKKEKPLEQSVEK; encoded by the coding sequence ATGAAAAAAGATATCCACCCGCAATACCATATAAAGGCAAAAGCAAAATGCGCGTGTGGCGCAGAATTTGAGGTGGGATCCACCTTGGAAGAGATCAGAGTTGAAGTCTGCAGCGCGTGCCATCCATTTTACACCGGTAATGAAAAAATACTGGATACCGCAGGACGCGTGGAGAAATTTAAACAGCGAAGAGCCGCTGCCGCTCCGAAAAAACCAAAGAAAAATCCTGTGGTAAAAAAAGCTGAAAAAGCACAAAAAAAGAAAGAGAAGCCTCTGGAGCAATCGGTAGAAAAATAG
- a CDS encoding 50S ribosomal protein L25, translating into MFTLAAEKRDTGIDAKKVRAGGKIPGVFYGGKTKSTPISISKIDFKKIWKEAGESSVITLNTEGKEVDVLIHDVALDPITDEPIHFDFYAIDKDKKVTVSVPLVFSGESLAVKNLGGTLVKVFYELEVEGLPKDLPHDVSVDLSLLTLLDSHISVGDLKLPAGVVATAEPTETVASIAEQKEEEIVTPEIDLASIEVEKKGKKEEAEEAPSEKA; encoded by the coding sequence ATGTTTACATTAGCTGCAGAAAAGAGAGATACGGGCATTGATGCCAAAAAAGTGCGTGCGGGAGGCAAAATACCCGGTGTTTTTTATGGCGGCAAAACGAAGTCCACGCCTATTTCCATATCAAAAATTGATTTCAAGAAAATATGGAAAGAGGCCGGGGAATCATCCGTCATCACACTCAATACCGAAGGGAAGGAGGTTGATGTGCTCATCCACGATGTTGCGCTTGATCCGATCACCGATGAACCGATACACTTTGATTTTTATGCTATTGATAAGGATAAGAAAGTTACCGTGAGCGTCCCCCTCGTGTTTTCAGGCGAATCGTTGGCAGTAAAAAATTTGGGCGGCACCTTAGTGAAAGTGTTCTATGAACTTGAAGTGGAAGGGCTCCCCAAAGATCTGCCGCACGATGTTTCGGTTGACCTTTCGCTGTTGACCCTACTTGATAGCCATATCAGCGTGGGAGACTTGAAATTACCTGCAGGAGTTGTTGCAACCGCCGAGCCGACAGAAACGGTGGCTTCTATTGCAGAGCAGAAGGAGGAAGAGATTGTTACGCCGGAGATTGATCTTGCTTCCATTGAAGTGGAAAAAAAGGGAAAGAAAGAAGAAGCAGAGGAAGCCCCATCCGAGAAGGCCTAA
- a CDS encoding D-glycerate dehydrogenase has translation MNEPLKIFVTRRIPEIGIMMLKEKGYDVVVSEKDGVLTKEELKSALSAKPYDAVLCLLTDTIDAEVFAAAPEAKVFANYAVGYNNIDLHAAKERNVIITNTPGVLTETVAEYALAMIMALTKRIVEADSYLRAGKFEGWEPELFLGIDLRGKTLGILGAGRIGAQVAERAYRGLGMDIIYYDVKANSALEASTNAIFHDTVEGVLKAADVVSVHVPLLDSTKHLINAERLALMKPSAYLVNTSRGLVVDEAALVVALQSGTIKGAAIDVFENEPIIAKGLTDLPNVIVTPHIASATEETRSKMSEIAAANIIAVLEGQTPPNLVTM, from the coding sequence ATGAATGAGCCGTTAAAAATATTCGTGACACGCCGCATTCCCGAAATCGGCATCATGATGCTCAAAGAAAAGGGCTACGACGTGGTGGTGAGCGAGAAAGACGGCGTGCTTACCAAAGAGGAATTGAAAAGCGCGCTTTCGGCGAAGCCGTATGACGCGGTGCTCTGTCTCTTGACCGACACGATAGACGCCGAAGTATTCGCGGCGGCTCCAGAAGCGAAAGTATTTGCCAATTATGCCGTTGGGTACAACAACATAGACCTCCATGCCGCAAAAGAGAGAAACGTGATCATCACCAATACTCCAGGCGTTCTCACCGAAACGGTCGCCGAATACGCTTTGGCGATGATTATGGCGCTTACCAAACGTATTGTTGAGGCGGATAGTTATCTCAGGGCGGGCAAATTTGAAGGATGGGAACCGGAACTTTTTTTGGGTATTGATCTGCGCGGAAAGACGCTCGGTATCTTGGGCGCGGGAAGGATCGGGGCGCAGGTGGCCGAGCGCGCGTACCGAGGACTCGGTATGGATATTATTTATTACGACGTAAAAGCAAACAGCGCTCTTGAGGCGTCAACGAATGCTATTTTTCATGACACGGTGGAAGGAGTGCTTAAGGCGGCCGATGTGGTATCGGTGCACGTGCCGCTTCTTGATTCCACCAAGCATCTCATCAACGCCGAGCGACTGGCTCTCATGAAGCCGTCCGCATATCTCGTGAACACTTCCCGTGGACTTGTTGTTGATGAGGCGGCGCTTGTTGTGGCACTCCAGAGCGGCACCATTAAGGGAGCGGCAATTGACGTTTTTGAGAATGAACCAATCATAGCGAAGGGTTTAACAGATCTTCCGAATGTTATCGTGACACCCCACATCGCTTCAGCGACCGAAGAGACGCGATCAAAGATGTCTGAAATAGCGGCAGCAAATATCATTGCGGTACTGGAGGGGCAAACACCCCCTAATCTCGTCACCATGTAA